The following coding sequences lie in one Thermosulfuriphilus ammonigenes genomic window:
- a CDS encoding TrkH family potassium uptake protein, with the protein MEVYLISKRLRGQPAALVLIGFGLMDALGTGLLYLPFSHQGPLSLVDSLFTATSALCVTGLTVVNTAQTFTSFGKAIILILMQIGGLGVMTFSVLLAYTLGRPVRLTDRVVIQESFLHRRVPDIRYLIGVVLVFTMIAETASALLLGILFLREFPAGQAFSHGIFHAVSAFCNAGFSTLPEGLVPYRDDWAINIVIMLTILLGNTGFAVIYELVDRLLRRQRGPFSVHFRLTVMTHLFLIVLGAAGVFYFESSTTLGSLPVANRALVAFFHSVSARTAGFNTVDIASFTEDTLYLLLLLMFIGACPGSTGGGLKTTTVALLWFTAISRLRGFTRTVVFKRSIPESTVQRAVALFVIMVVVALTAHLALMLIGPNVPFSQARSQFLAYLFETISALGTVGLSVGLTPHLGLAGKLLVCLVMFLGRVGLLSVLSVLARVTTRPRPYYYAQENLMVG; encoded by the coding sequence ATGGAAGTCTATCTTATCAGTAAAAGGCTCCGTGGCCAGCCGGCGGCCTTAGTCCTTATTGGCTTTGGTCTGATGGATGCTCTGGGGACCGGTCTTCTTTACCTGCCTTTTAGCCATCAGGGCCCTCTTTCTTTAGTGGACAGCCTCTTTACAGCCACATCGGCCCTTTGTGTTACGGGACTCACTGTAGTCAACACCGCCCAGACCTTTACCTCCTTTGGGAAGGCTATCATCCTGATCCTTATGCAGATCGGCGGTCTCGGCGTAATGACTTTCTCTGTTCTCCTGGCCTATACGCTCGGCCGCCCTGTACGCCTCACGGATCGAGTGGTTATTCAGGAGAGTTTTCTTCATAGAAGGGTTCCTGATATTCGTTATTTGATTGGTGTTGTTTTGGTCTTTACTATGATTGCGGAGACCGCCTCCGCCCTGCTTTTAGGAATTCTCTTTTTAAGAGAGTTCCCGGCAGGACAGGCCTTCTCTCACGGAATCTTTCATGCCGTATCCGCCTTCTGCAATGCTGGCTTCTCTACCCTTCCTGAGGGGCTTGTTCCTTATCGGGATGACTGGGCTATAAATATCGTAATTATGCTAACTATTCTTTTAGGTAATACCGGCTTTGCGGTGATCTATGAGCTAGTTGATCGCCTTCTCCGGCGCCAAAGAGGGCCCTTTTCGGTGCACTTCCGTCTTACGGTAATGACTCATCTTTTTCTGATTGTTCTAGGGGCGGCAGGGGTTTTTTACTTTGAGTCCTCTACCACTTTGGGCAGTCTTCCGGTGGCAAACAGGGCCTTGGTGGCCTTTTTCCATAGTGTCAGTGCTCGGACGGCCGGCTTCAACACCGTTGATATAGCCAGCTTTACCGAGGACACTCTCTATCTTCTCCTTCTTCTTATGTTTATCGGGGCCTGTCCAGGCTCGACTGGCGGTGGTCTTAAAACGACTACTGTGGCCCTCCTTTGGTTTACGGCTATCAGCCGACTGCGGGGTTTTACCCGGACGGTGGTTTTTAAGCGCTCTATTCCTGAAAGTACGGTTCAGCGGGCCGTAGCTCTCTTTGTCATTATGGTAGTGGTGGCCTTAACAGCCCATTTGGCTCTGATGCTTATCGGCCCAAATGTTCCCTTCTCGCAGGCCCGGAGTCAGTTCTTAGCCTATCTTTTCGAGACCATATCTGCTCTAGGTACCGTGGGGCTTTCGGTGGGATTGACCCCTCATCTAGGGCTGGCCGGTAAGCTCCTTGTTTGTCTGGTTATGTTTCTTGGTCGAGTTGGTCTTCTTTCTGTTCTTTCTGTGCTTGCCCGAGTGACCACCCGACCACGGCCCTATTATTATGCCCAGGAGAACCTGATGGTGGGGTGA
- a CDS encoding potassium channel family protein: MEKRRFAVIGLGKFGFYLARNLAEHKQHVLCIEKDEALVEAISPYVGEAVVGDASKREVLEGLALAEMEQVIVAVGNLTQSVLITLYLKELGVRRVLAKANDEDHAKVLSLVGADRVIIPERDSARRVAQSLIMPNIVDFLPMMPDFCVAEIEPPPSFVGHSLAELDLRRRYHVYVIGVRNKFSDKIALMPRAEHVIDRDEVLYVMGRHVDVEALSEK; the protein is encoded by the coding sequence ATGGAGAAACGGCGCTTTGCTGTTATTGGTCTGGGGAAGTTCGGTTTTTATTTGGCACGCAACCTGGCCGAACACAAACAACATGTCCTCTGTATAGAAAAAGATGAGGCCCTGGTAGAGGCCATAAGTCCTTACGTGGGTGAGGCTGTAGTTGGAGATGCCAGCAAAAGAGAAGTTCTCGAAGGACTTGCCCTGGCAGAAATGGAGCAGGTTATTGTGGCTGTGGGCAATCTCACCCAAAGCGTTCTCATCACCCTTTATCTAAAGGAGCTAGGGGTGAGAAGAGTCCTGGCCAAGGCTAACGATGAAGACCACGCCAAAGTTCTCTCCTTGGTGGGGGCTGACCGGGTGATTATTCCGGAGCGAGATTCGGCCCGGCGGGTAGCCCAGAGCCTCATCATGCCTAATATTGTTGATTTTTTGCCTATGATGCCGGATTTCTGTGTGGCCGAAATTGAGCCGCCCCCATCATTTGTTGGTCATTCTCTGGCTGAACTTGACTTGCGCCGCCGTTACCACGTCTATGTTATTGGTGTTCGCAATAAATTTTCTGATAAAATAGCCCTTATGCCTCGGGCCGAGCATGTTATCGATCGGGACGAAGTTCTCTACGTTATGGGTCGCCATGTCGATGTAGAGGCCCTCTCGGAGAAATAG
- a CDS encoding M48 family metallopeptidase gives MEDPLISLFKAPQRVLLPAFCLFFFAACATAPVTGRQQLILIDSQTEQALGLEAYENILKEAKISQDPQINALIQRVGWRIAEATGRDDFAWEFKVIEAPKTINAFCLPGGKVFVYTGLLSVTENEAGLATVIGHEVAHAIARHGAERLSLVLLADMGEKALSSFLNLKDPLTRRLFYTAYGIGTNLGLILPYSRKQELEADEIGLFLMARAGYDPREALRFWEKMLELDKRRPQPPPFLATHPPDEVRLRHLGELLPRALQLYRALRLPETTFSSLGGGHGSKMFVS, from the coding sequence ATGGAGGATCCCTTAATTTCTCTCTTTAAAGCCCCGCAGAGAGTCCTTCTCCCGGCCTTCTGCCTCTTTTTCTTCGCCGCCTGTGCGACAGCTCCGGTTACCGGACGCCAGCAGCTTATCCTCATTGATTCCCAGACAGAGCAGGCTCTTGGTCTCGAAGCCTATGAGAATATCCTAAAAGAAGCCAAAATTTCTCAGGATCCTCAAATAAATGCCTTAATTCAGAGGGTTGGGTGGCGTATTGCTGAGGCTACCGGTCGGGATGATTTTGCCTGGGAGTTTAAGGTCATCGAAGCCCCCAAAACCATAAACGCCTTCTGTCTCCCCGGGGGAAAGGTCTTTGTTTATACGGGACTCCTCTCGGTGACAGAAAATGAGGCCGGTCTGGCTACAGTGATAGGACATGAGGTGGCCCATGCTATTGCTCGCCATGGAGCTGAGCGTCTGAGCCTGGTTCTTTTGGCTGACATGGGCGAAAAAGCTCTTTCCTCTTTCCTTAACCTTAAGGATCCTCTTACTAGACGGCTCTTTTATACCGCCTATGGTATAGGGACAAACCTGGGGCTTATTCTTCCATATAGTCGCAAGCAAGAGCTTGAGGCCGATGAGATAGGTCTTTTCCTTATGGCCCGGGCCGGCTATGATCCGCGAGAGGCACTAAGATTCTGGGAAAAGATGCTGGAGTTGGATAAAAGGCGCCCTCAGCCACCCCCATTTTTAGCTACCCATCCTCCGGATGAGGTGCGCCTAAGGCATCTTGGGGAACTCCTCCCACGGGCCCTGCAGCTTTACAGGGCCTTACGGCTTCCAGAAACGACATTTTCCTCTTTGGGAGGAGGACATGGTTCGAAAATGTTTGTAAGTTAG
- a CDS encoding N-acetylneuraminate synthase family protein: protein MKTITFGRSQISSEGPCYVIAEIGHNHQGNLDIALEMIEVAARCGVQAVKFQKRDNKSLFTKEFYNKPYDNENSYGSTYGEHREFLEFGLEEYKILKKAAEENGVEFMATAFDFKSVDFLEDLGITSYKVASGDLTNIPLLTYIAKLKKPMFISTGAATLEEIRMAYEAVLKYNDQICLLHCVAGYPTEYEHLNLKFIETLKKEFPEAIIGYSGHDNGILAAVIAYMLGATVVEKHFTLNRAWKGTDHKFSLEPEGLRKQVRDLRRVDLALGDGKKIIYDFEWEARKKMGKGIYSSKKLPAGKVLTWDDVVFKTPANGTPPYLIEKILGKTLKVDLEEESPISLDLLE from the coding sequence ATGAAAACTATAACTTTTGGACGTAGTCAGATTTCTTCAGAAGGCCCTTGCTATGTCATTGCTGAGATTGGACATAACCATCAGGGTAATTTAGATATAGCTTTAGAAATGATTGAAGTAGCTGCGCGTTGTGGAGTCCAAGCTGTAAAATTTCAAAAACGAGATAACAAGTCGCTCTTTACTAAAGAATTCTATAACAAGCCCTACGACAATGAAAATAGTTATGGATCAACCTATGGTGAACACAGAGAGTTTCTAGAATTTGGTTTAGAAGAATATAAAATTTTAAAAAAAGCTGCAGAGGAAAATGGTGTAGAATTTATGGCTACAGCTTTTGATTTTAAAAGTGTAGATTTCCTTGAAGACTTAGGGATAACTAGTTATAAAGTGGCCTCTGGTGATCTGACAAACATCCCTCTTTTAACTTATATAGCTAAGTTAAAAAAACCCATGTTTATATCTACGGGTGCTGCTACTTTAGAAGAAATAAGAATGGCTTATGAAGCAGTTTTGAAGTATAATGATCAAATTTGTTTGTTGCACTGTGTGGCTGGATATCCTACAGAATATGAACACTTGAATTTAAAGTTTATTGAAACTTTAAAGAAAGAATTTCCGGAGGCTATTATAGGTTATTCTGGTCATGATAATGGTATTTTAGCTGCCGTAATTGCTTATATGTTAGGAGCTACAGTAGTAGAGAAACACTTTACTTTAAATCGTGCTTGGAAGGGTACGGATCATAAGTTTTCTTTAGAGCCAGAAGGTTTACGGAAACAGGTTAGAGATTTGCGACGAGTTGATTTGGCTTTAGGAGATGGTAAGAAGATTATTTACGATTTTGAGTGGGAAGCTAGAAAAAAAATGGGTAAAGGAATTTATTCTTCTAAGAAGTTGCCTGCAGGTAAAGTTCTTACCTGGGATGATGTTGTTTTTAAGACACCAGCTAACGGTACTCCTCCTTATTTAATAGAAAAAATTTTGGGTAAAACGTTAAAGGTTGATCTTGAAGAAGAATCTCCTATCTCGCTAGATTTATTAGAATGA
- a CDS encoding SDR family oxidoreductase produces MSDSIVSDPSSFLVELFGLNNRVAIVTGAAGQLGGEYVRTLLSAGACVAAFDVNLDNPKSILSKINSKRLLTLEVDITDKKSVQRGLEEVLSHFGTLNILINNAAIDAPPNATDQETGPFETYPERSWQIMMDVNLKGMFICCQILGGYMASKCGGSIINISSIYGVLSPDQRIYAYRSIEKPFFKPVAYSVSKAGVLGLTKYLATYWASKNVRVNALILGGVFNNQDEIFIKNYSNKVPLGRMAWQYEYNGAILFLASDASSYMTGSALVIDGGYSAW; encoded by the coding sequence ATGTCTGATTCTATAGTTTCTGATCCATCTTCTTTTTTGGTAGAACTTTTTGGTTTAAATAATAGGGTGGCAATAGTAACTGGTGCTGCTGGTCAACTTGGTGGAGAATATGTTCGAACTCTTTTAAGTGCTGGTGCATGTGTTGCGGCTTTTGATGTTAATTTAGATAATCCCAAATCTATTTTAAGCAAAATAAATTCAAAGAGATTGCTGACTTTAGAGGTAGATATAACAGATAAAAAATCTGTTCAACGGGGTCTTGAAGAAGTTTTATCCCATTTTGGAACGCTTAATATTCTTATTAATAATGCAGCGATTGATGCTCCCCCTAATGCTACAGATCAAGAGACTGGTCCTTTTGAGACTTATCCTGAAAGATCTTGGCAAATTATGATGGATGTTAACCTTAAAGGTATGTTTATCTGTTGTCAGATTTTGGGTGGGTATATGGCTAGTAAATGTGGGGGAAGTATTATTAATATTTCATCTATCTATGGAGTTTTGTCTCCTGATCAAAGAATTTATGCCTATAGATCTATAGAAAAACCTTTTTTTAAACCCGTTGCTTATAGTGTTAGTAAAGCGGGTGTTTTGGGGTTAACCAAATATCTTGCTACTTACTGGGCTTCAAAAAATGTAAGGGTTAATGCTTTAATTCTAGGTGGAGTGTTTAATAATCAAGATGAAATCTTCATTAAAAACTATAGCAATAAAGTCCCTCTTGGTAGAATGGCATGGCAATATGAATACAATGGGGCAATTTTGTTTTTAGCTTCTGATGCTTCTTCTTATATGACTGGTTCTGCTTTAGTTATAGATGGTGGATATAGTGCCTGGTAA
- a CDS encoding aldehyde dehydrogenase family protein — MAKLFYNYIGGNWIPAVSGETFENINPSNINEILGLFPRSNKQDVDMAVSAAQKAFRDWKDTPPPERAEILFEAARLLIANKEQLANVILKENGKTFSACLGEVQSAIDMANFMAGEGRRMYGKTTHSGLRKRFAMTKRFPIGVVGIILPFNFPLALTAWRVFPALICGNTVVLKSDENSPETPVHFVKILEQAGLPKGVLNLVHGFGLDVGESMTKHPGISMISFTGSSVTGSLVASNCAKRHAKVSLELGGKNAVIVMDDADLDLAVDGVICGAFSVSGQRCTATSRVIIHKNVYDVFIEKMLSRVSNLKIGPADDESSDVTPLINKKQLDRILAFIDKAKQQGCRILFGGSQLRGGLYDRGYYIQPTIIDQVTPDMEIAQEEIFGPVLIVFKVSSYDEAIKIHNFSQYGLSASLFTRDVNKAFSFFDDAEAGVCYVNAPTFGSEPHMPFGGVKKSGQGYREVGWAAIETYSELKTIYVDYSAKIQNVQFVSKD, encoded by the coding sequence ATGGCAAAACTGTTTTACAATTATATTGGTGGTAATTGGATTCCTGCAGTTTCGGGAGAGACATTTGAAAATATTAATCCTTCTAATATTAATGAGATTTTAGGATTGTTTCCCCGTTCTAATAAGCAAGATGTGGATATGGCTGTTTCTGCAGCTCAAAAGGCATTTAGAGACTGGAAAGATACTCCTCCTCCAGAAAGAGCAGAAATATTATTTGAGGCTGCGCGTTTGTTAATAGCTAATAAAGAGCAACTTGCAAATGTTATTTTAAAAGAAAACGGAAAAACATTTTCAGCTTGTTTGGGGGAGGTTCAATCTGCTATAGATATGGCAAATTTTATGGCTGGTGAAGGGAGAAGGATGTATGGTAAGACTACTCATTCGGGATTACGAAAACGTTTCGCAATGACAAAACGTTTCCCTATAGGAGTTGTTGGGATTATTTTACCCTTTAATTTTCCTTTAGCTTTAACAGCTTGGAGGGTTTTTCCAGCTCTTATATGTGGAAATACGGTTGTCTTAAAATCTGATGAAAACTCTCCTGAGACTCCAGTCCATTTTGTAAAAATTTTAGAACAGGCTGGTTTACCTAAAGGTGTATTAAATCTTGTTCATGGTTTTGGGTTAGATGTCGGCGAATCAATGACTAAACATCCTGGTATCTCTATGATATCTTTTACAGGTTCTAGTGTTACTGGAAGTCTTGTGGCTTCGAACTGTGCGAAAAGACATGCTAAAGTATCTTTGGAATTGGGAGGTAAAAATGCGGTTATAGTTATGGATGATGCGGATCTAGATCTTGCTGTAGATGGAGTTATTTGCGGAGCTTTTTCTGTTTCTGGTCAAAGGTGTACAGCAACAAGTAGAGTAATTATTCACAAAAATGTTTATGATGTTTTTATAGAAAAAATGTTATCTAGAGTTTCTAACTTAAAGATTGGTCCTGCAGATGATGAATCTTCTGATGTAACCCCTCTGATAAACAAAAAACAATTGGACAGGATTTTGGCCTTTATTGATAAAGCAAAACAACAAGGATGTAGGATACTTTTTGGTGGTTCTCAGTTAAGAGGCGGCCTTTATGATAGGGGTTATTATATTCAACCAACTATTATAGATCAAGTAACTCCTGATATGGAAATTGCTCAAGAAGAGATTTTTGGTCCCGTTTTGATTGTTTTTAAGGTCTCTTCATATGATGAGGCTATAAAAATTCATAATTTTTCTCAGTATGGCCTTTCTGCCTCTCTTTTTACGAGAGATGTTAATAAAGCTTTTAGTTTTTTTGATGATGCTGAAGCAGGTGTATGTTATGTTAACGCTCCAACTTTTGGTTCCGAGCCCCACATGCCCTTTGGTGGTGTGAAGAAGTCAGGTCAAGGATATCGAGAGGTAGGATGGGCTGCAATAGAAACTTATTCTGAATTAAAGACGATTTATGTTGATTATAGTGCTAAAATTCAAAATGTGCAATTTGTCTCTAAAGACTAA
- a CDS encoding transketolase C-terminal domain-containing protein, translated as MLEIRFVPYEEIVRIRHSNIDEYKKLQILSDICRLNAFSAVKKAGSGHLGSSFSALDILVFLYFKEMNVLELGISNPNRDIYFSSKGHDCPGQYSVLFAAGIINYDKLLNLRRLGGLDGHPDIRIPGIEANSGSLGMGISKAKGMALAKKMKGLKGRIFVMTGDGELQEGQIWEALQTTVHQKITNVNVIVDFNKIQTDKPLKEIIDLGDLEKKFEVFGWYVKRCDGHDFRDLEDAFSELKEITDRPKVLIADTIKGKGVSFMEGPTALEQGNGLYRWHAGAPDDDSYEAGFAELIDKINGHLRDVSLEPVKLELVETRQKGRVRLKDVAEKVVNAYGEALVEIGKRRKDIIVLDADLSADCGLRPFENTFPDRFIENGIAEQDMVSMAGGLALQGYLPIVNSFGVFLASRANEQIYTNATENTKIIYVCHYAGLIPAGPGKSHQSLRDISLFGALPNCIIVEPCNAIETKKALQWCVDESRELCMMRLVISPSPRTILFPDNYEFSFGKGTVLKDGEDVIIFSYGPVMLNEALKASEILEKENISLKVVNMPWINRIDKTWFENILTNFESIFVLDNHSIYGGLGDFFLNVLMESDNLRGKRLYKLAINEFPECGTPVEVLKYHRLDAESLASFIKTKIFK; from the coding sequence ATGCTGGAAATTCGTTTTGTTCCTTATGAAGAGATTGTAAGAATTAGACATTCAAATATTGATGAATATAAAAAACTTCAAATATTAAGTGACATTTGTAGGTTAAATGCTTTTTCTGCTGTTAAAAAAGCTGGATCTGGCCATCTTGGGTCTAGTTTTAGCGCTTTAGATATATTAGTTTTTCTTTATTTTAAAGAAATGAATGTTTTGGAATTAGGTATTAGTAATCCTAATCGAGATATATATTTTTCATCAAAGGGACATGATTGTCCAGGACAGTATTCTGTTTTATTCGCAGCTGGAATCATAAATTATGATAAACTTCTTAACTTGAGACGACTTGGGGGTTTAGATGGTCATCCAGATATTAGAATTCCTGGTATAGAGGCTAATTCTGGTTCTCTTGGAATGGGTATATCTAAGGCCAAGGGAATGGCTTTGGCTAAAAAGATGAAAGGCCTTAAAGGTAGAATTTTTGTAATGACTGGAGATGGAGAACTTCAAGAAGGTCAGATATGGGAGGCCTTACAGACTACTGTTCATCAAAAGATTACCAATGTTAATGTGATTGTGGATTTTAACAAAATTCAAACGGATAAACCTCTAAAAGAGATAATCGATCTTGGTGATCTGGAAAAGAAGTTCGAAGTTTTTGGCTGGTATGTCAAAAGATGCGATGGTCACGATTTCAGGGATTTGGAAGATGCCTTCTCAGAACTCAAAGAGATAACGGATAGGCCGAAAGTACTAATAGCCGACACTATTAAAGGAAAGGGTGTCTCCTTTATGGAAGGACCCACAGCTCTAGAGCAGGGTAATGGCCTGTATAGGTGGCATGCCGGTGCACCTGATGATGATTCGTACGAAGCCGGATTTGCCGAATTGATTGATAAGATAAACGGTCATCTCCGGGATGTCAGCCTTGAACCTGTAAAACTTGAACTAGTTGAGACAAGGCAGAAGGGCAGAGTCAGGCTTAAAGATGTAGCAGAAAAGGTTGTGAATGCCTATGGAGAGGCACTGGTTGAGATAGGTAAAAGGAGAAAGGATATTATTGTTCTTGATGCTGACCTGTCCGCTGATTGTGGATTACGTCCCTTTGAAAACACCTTTCCTGACAGATTTATTGAAAATGGAATAGCCGAGCAGGATATGGTCTCTATGGCAGGTGGATTGGCCCTCCAAGGATATTTGCCTATAGTGAACTCTTTTGGTGTTTTTCTTGCTTCTAGAGCTAATGAGCAGATTTACACAAATGCGACGGAAAATACAAAGATAATTTATGTATGTCATTATGCCGGTCTGATACCAGCTGGACCTGGTAAATCTCATCAAAGTCTAAGGGATATTTCTCTTTTTGGTGCATTGCCTAATTGTATCATAGTAGAACCTTGCAATGCAATAGAAACCAAGAAAGCACTTCAATGGTGTGTTGATGAATCTAGAGAACTTTGTATGATGAGGCTAGTGATATCGCCCTCTCCTCGTACTATTCTATTCCCAGATAATTATGAATTTTCCTTTGGGAAAGGTACTGTTTTAAAGGATGGTGAAGATGTAATTATTTTTAGCTATGGTCCTGTTATGCTGAATGAAGCCTTGAAGGCATCTGAGATTTTAGAGAAAGAAAATATTTCACTGAAGGTGGTAAATATGCCTTGGATAAATCGGATAGATAAAACCTGGTTTGAAAATATCTTGACTAATTTTGAGTCCATTTTTGTTCTTGATAATCATTCAATATATGGAGGATTAGGGGATTTTTTTCTTAATGTTTTGATGGAATCTGATAATCTTAGAGGAAAAAGACTTTATAAACTTGCAATTAATGAATTTCCCGAGTGTGGTACTCCTGTTGAGGTGTTAAAATATCATAGACTTGATGCTGAAAGTTTGGCTAGTTTTATAAAAACAAAGATTTTTAAATAA
- a CDS encoding cytidylyltransferase domain-containing protein: MKILGFIPARGGSKRIPKKNIKLLHGKPLIAYTIEAAKKSKYINRIVVSTDSKEIALVAEKYGAEVPFLRPADIARSDSTEMEFFEHALNWFSKYENYEPDLIVLLYPTSPLRKTESIDKAIEKMLQHPEADSLRSVRLCSEHPYKMWLIEGEYLKPFVKEQDSNMHTLAYHLLPKIYIQNASIYITKPSTIKNKKTPIGDLVVPFIMDDIESIDINTPLDFKLAEIILREFNL; encoded by the coding sequence ATGAAGATATTGGGATTTATCCCGGCTCGCGGAGGATCAAAAAGAATTCCCAAAAAGAATATTAAATTGTTACATGGTAAACCATTAATTGCTTATACAATTGAAGCAGCTAAAAAATCTAAATATATTAATAGAATCGTTGTTTCAACTGATTCAAAGGAAATAGCATTAGTGGCTGAAAAATATGGGGCCGAGGTGCCTTTTTTGAGACCTGCTGATATTGCCCGTAGTGATTCTACGGAAATGGAGTTTTTTGAGCATGCATTAAATTGGTTTTCAAAGTATGAAAACTATGAACCAGATTTAATCGTTTTGCTTTATCCTACTTCACCTTTAAGGAAGACCGAGTCAATTGATAAAGCAATTGAAAAGATGTTACAGCACCCGGAGGCGGACTCTTTAAGATCTGTTAGGCTTTGTTCTGAGCATCCTTATAAAATGTGGTTAATTGAGGGAGAGTATCTTAAGCCTTTTGTTAAAGAACAAGATTCAAACATGCATACTCTTGCCTATCATCTTTTGCCAAAAATTTATATTCAAAATGCAAGTATATATATTACTAAGCCGTCTACTATAAAGAATAAAAAGACACCTATAGGAGATCTTGTGGTTCCGTTTATAATGGATGATATTGAATCCATTGATATTAACACCCCTCTTGATTTTAAGCTTGCTGAAATTATTTTAAGGGAATTTAATCTATAA
- a CDS encoding glycosyltransferase family 4 protein: MFFKDLAKKSRILRLLVRRYRLKKYQPSWKYLLKKDELLWEKSLKTATKGPNVLLPTSVGAYLSGTTLESLLAVALTLRGVEVHVLLCDGILPACFECWIGWYSNEKKFLKYGPQGLLCNDCFLPAYRLFTSLGVKVYRYSDFLSQSELHELDSLSSLISFEDIGDYFLDGIAIGEHAMAGALRFYARGDLDDEPYAEHVLRRYFKASLITAYVMRRFLDKENYISSVFHHGIYVPQGLIGEVCRQKKVPVVNWNPGYRKNTFIFSHYDTYHHTMITESLDNWINIQWNDVLDIKLMTYLKSRWKGSQDWIWFHEKPSFDLEKIEKEINIDFSKPCIGMLTSVMWDARLHYPSTAFPSMLDWVLQTIQYFKKRPDLQLIIRIHPAEIRGTLPSRQKIMDEIKKRYPTLPQNIFIIPPESRISTYVLMLQCDTVIIYNTKTGIELAAMGIPVIVAGEAWIRNKGFAMEVDNSKSYYELLDRLPLNKRMSSEDILKAKKYAYHFFFRRMIPLEFMKPTGGNPPYRIQLESLKDLLPGKTIGLDIICDGILKGSDFIYPAEFLT, translated from the coding sequence ATGTTTTTTAAAGATCTTGCGAAAAAGAGTCGCATATTAAGACTTTTAGTCCGTCGATATCGCTTAAAAAAATATCAACCCTCCTGGAAGTATTTATTAAAAAAAGATGAACTTCTTTGGGAAAAATCCTTAAAAACTGCTACTAAGGGACCCAATGTTTTACTTCCAACAAGTGTTGGGGCATATTTATCAGGTACTACTTTAGAAAGTCTTTTAGCTGTAGCTCTAACTTTGAGAGGTGTTGAGGTTCATGTTCTCTTATGTGATGGTATATTGCCAGCCTGTTTTGAATGCTGGATAGGGTGGTACTCTAATGAGAAAAAATTTCTAAAATATGGTCCTCAAGGTCTTCTTTGTAATGATTGTTTTTTGCCAGCTTATAGACTATTTACTTCACTTGGTGTTAAAGTCTATAGATATAGTGATTTTTTGTCCCAAAGTGAATTGCATGAACTAGATTCTCTTTCTTCATTAATATCTTTTGAAGATATTGGCGACTATTTTTTAGATGGAATTGCAATTGGTGAACATGCTATGGCAGGAGCTTTGAGGTTTTATGCTCGTGGTGATTTAGATGATGAACCGTATGCTGAACATGTGTTGAGACGTTATTTTAAAGCTTCTTTGATTACGGCTTATGTAATGCGACGTTTTCTTGATAAAGAAAACTATATATCTTCCGTTTTTCATCACGGAATATATGTTCCTCAAGGTCTTATAGGAGAAGTTTGTCGTCAAAAAAAAGTTCCAGTTGTTAACTGGAATCCTGGTTATAGAAAAAATACTTTTATTTTTAGTCATTATGACACATATCATCATACAATGATTACTGAATCTCTCGATAATTGGATAAACATTCAATGGAATGACGTTTTAGATATAAAATTAATGACGTATTTAAAAAGCCGTTGGAAAGGAAGTCAAGATTGGATATGGTTTCATGAAAAACCCAGTTTTGATTTAGAAAAAATAGAAAAAGAAATAAATATTGATTTTTCAAAACCTTGTATAGGAATGCTAACAAGTGTAATGTGGGATGCGAGATTGCATTATCCATCTACTGCTTTTCCTAGTATGCTTGATTGGGTTTTACAAACTATTCAATATTTTAAGAAGCGTCCTGATCTTCAATTAATAATTAGAATTCATCCTGCTGAAATACGAGGTACTTTGCCATCAAGGCAGAAAATAATGGATGAAATTAAAAAAAGATATCCGACTTTACCCCAAAATATTTTTATAATTCCCCCTGAAAGTCGAATCAGTACTTATGTACTTATGCTTCAATGTGATACCGTAATTATTTATAACACTAAAACTGGTATAGAGCTTGCCGCAATGGGTATTCCCGTTATTGTCGCTGGTGAGGCCTGGATTCGTAATAAAGGATTTGCTATGGAAGTTGATAATTCAAAATCATATTATGAACTTCTTGACAGACTACCATTAAATAAAAGAATGTCCTCTGAAGATATACTTAAAGCTAAAAAATATGCTTATCATTTTTTCTTTCGGAGAATGATTCCTCTGGAGTTCATGAAACCCACTGGAGGTAATCCCCCATACAGGATACAACTTGAGAGTTTAAAAGACTTATTACCTGGCAAAACTATAGGGCTTGATATTATTTGTGATGGAATATTAAAAGGCTCTGATTTTATTTATCCTGCTGAATTTTTAACTTGA